One genomic window of Bacteroidales bacterium includes the following:
- a CDS encoding outer membrane lipoprotein-sorting protein: MKTRAICLVFLLLFTGGLKAQNAGDILKKMDEVLYACKDQTVKIKMVITDRTGKESVREAETIQKGNSMRLFRFTAPASQAGIAFLSLPGEVMYLYLPAYGKERRIASHIKNQNFAGTDFSYEDMESKLYAERYDAVSAKPEGDSYILELKPKPENKTGYPKLVVTVRKDNYYPAHVTYFDKTGKPIKELVNSRIDKKGNYWVATDFEMKDLIKGTRSRMIITDIVFDRNLPDEEFTVRNLIR, encoded by the coding sequence ATGAAAACACGAGCAATTTGCCTGGTTTTCCTCCTTCTGTTTACCGGAGGGCTGAAGGCGCAAAATGCAGGCGACATCCTGAAAAAAATGGATGAAGTGCTTTATGCCTGCAAGGATCAGACGGTAAAAATAAAAATGGTGATAACTGACCGCACCGGAAAGGAATCGGTTCGTGAAGCCGAAACAATTCAAAAGGGAAATTCAATGCGCCTTTTCCGGTTTACGGCCCCGGCTTCGCAGGCAGGTATCGCCTTTCTTTCCCTTCCGGGGGAAGTAATGTACCTTTACCTTCCTGCCTATGGCAAAGAGCGACGTATTGCCTCGCATATCAAAAACCAGAATTTTGCCGGAACAGATTTCAGTTATGAGGACATGGAATCAAAATTGTATGCCGAAAGGTATGATGCTGTTTCCGCAAAACCAGAAGGCGATTCCTACATTCTGGAACTGAAACCCAAACCGGAAAACAAAACCGGATATCCGAAACTTGTGGTGACAGTAAGAAAGGATAATTATTACCCGGCACACGTCACCTACTTTGATAAAACAGGAAAACCAATAAAAGAGCTCGTCAATTCGCGCATTGACAAAAAAGGGAATTACTGGGTTGCTACCGATTTTGAAATGAAAGACCTCATTAAAGGAACCCGTTCGCGGATGATCATTACCGACATTGTTTTTGACCGGAATCTTCCGGATGAGGAATTTACTGTTCGCAATCTGATTCGATAG